The Cellulomonas sp. S1-8 genomic sequence GTCGTCCTGGGTGGTGCGTCCGATGGCGCCGAAGTTCATGGCGCCGAGGGCGAGGGTGCTGACCTGGACGCCGGTGCGTCCGAGCGTGCGGTAGCGCATGAGGGTCCTCCGGGGTGGGTGGGTGGGGGCCGGTCTGCCCCCGGACGGGCTGGCTCCGATGCGGCGGTGCTGCGAGGATGTGAAACGGAGCGCCGCTCCACAACATACGGAACAGTGTTCCGTTTAGCAAGAGGAGAGCACTGCCGTGGCCCCGACCGACCCGTCGACCGACGCACCGCGCCCCCAGCGCGCCGACGCGCGTCGCAACCAGCGCGCGCTGCTCGACGCCGCGGCAGCCGTCTTTGTCACGTCCGGCGTCGACGCCCCGGTCCGCGAGGTCGCCGCCGCCGCCGGGGTCGGCATGGGCACGATCTACCGGCACTTCCCGACGCGCGCCGACCTCGTCGTCGCCGTCTACCGCCACCAGGTCGAGGCCTGCGCCGACGCGGCGCAGGACCTGCTGCGCGAGCAGCCGACCCCGTACGCGGCCCTGGTCGCCTGGGCCGACCTCTTCGTCGACTTCCTCGCCACCAAGCACGGGCTGGCCGCCGCCCTGCACGACGACCGCGCCGGCTTCGAGACGCTGCACGCGTTCTTCCTCGAACGCCTCGTCCCGGCGTGCGAGCTGCTGCTCGGCGCCGCGGTCGAGGCAGGGGAGGTCCGTGACGACGTCCCGGCGCTCGGCCTGCTGCGTGGCATCGGGAACCTGTGCGCGTCGGGCGCGTCCGACCCGGGCTACGACGCGCGCGCGATGGTGCGGCTGCTGCTCGCGGGACTCCGCCGGCCGGCAGGCTGACGCGCGTCTCGGTCGAGCACCCGCACGGATCGTCGGCGGGTGCCGGCGCCGGCGTGAGGGACGCGACACGTCTCCTTCCCGGGCGCCGCCGCGCTTAAGGTCGGTCCATGGCACACGATCTCCATGTCTCCGTCCACGGGTCCGACGACGCCGACGGCACCCAGGACGCCCCGCTGCGCAGCATCGACCGCGCGGCCCGGCTCGCTCGCCCCGGC encodes the following:
- a CDS encoding TetR/AcrR family transcriptional regulator, with translation MAPTDPSTDAPRPQRADARRNQRALLDAAAAVFVTSGVDAPVREVAAAAGVGMGTIYRHFPTRADLVVAVYRHQVEACADAAQDLLREQPTPYAALVAWADLFVDFLATKHGLAAALHDDRAGFETLHAFFLERLVPACELLLGAAVEAGEVRDDVPALGLLRGIGNLCASGASDPGYDARAMVRLLLAGLRRPAG